A section of the Paenibacillus yonginensis genome encodes:
- a CDS encoding HAD family hydrolase has product METSRQLTKPQAIVFDMDGTLFKTETLLIPAYHNVFNQLREEGLYTGETPPEHLMLGSLGMLLEDIWKTVMPHEQVHVHRRADELLLKFELQGLQEATSELYPSVPETLQELHNRGVKLFVASNGLEHYVKGVADVHQIAPLFDGLYSAGEYATLSKVDLLRRLMEDHGLERIWMVGDRSSDVEAGRKNGQTVIGCAYAGFGKEDELKGSDVLITDFSQLLTLYEQAEK; this is encoded by the coding sequence ATGGAAACCAGCCGACAGCTGACTAAACCGCAAGCGATCGTATTTGATATGGACGGGACATTGTTTAAGACGGAAACCCTGCTGATTCCCGCTTATCACAACGTATTTAACCAGCTGCGCGAAGAGGGGCTGTATACGGGAGAGACGCCACCGGAACATCTGATGCTTGGCAGCCTGGGGATGCTGCTTGAAGATATTTGGAAGACGGTTATGCCCCATGAGCAGGTTCATGTTCACCGCAGGGCCGATGAGCTGCTGCTGAAATTTGAGCTTCAAGGGCTGCAGGAGGCGACTTCGGAGCTGTATCCGTCCGTCCCCGAGACGCTTCAGGAACTGCATAACCGCGGTGTGAAGCTGTTTGTGGCCAGCAACGGACTGGAGCATTATGTCAAAGGGGTGGCTGATGTTCATCAGATTGCGCCCTTGTTTGACGGTCTATACAGTGCCGGTGAATATGCAACGTTATCCAAAGTGGATCTGCTTCGCCGGCTGATGGAGGATCACGGATTGGAGCGAATCTGGATGGTCGGAGACCGCTCCTCGGATGTAGAAGCCGGCCGGAAAAACGGGCAGACCGTGATCGGCTGCGCTTATGCCGGGTTTGGCAAAGAAGATGAACTGAAAGGTTCGGACGTGCTGATTACCGATTTCAGCCAGCTGCTGACCTTATACGAGCAGGCGGAAAAATAA
- a CDS encoding YheC/YheD family protein codes for MNILPQPVLGILTLYLNDRKQLEERKIYERMTQEGHRIGLKVIVFTPSDVNAEKNMIQAMVFDPVQGKWSRSWRPFPDMIFDRCRIQRSKRFEQLRVFRRRYGHLHFLNKPLRDKWTIYQVLSRRPEFKNYLPDTAYFGSLSDVYAMLKRNNRIYIKPIQGTGGRGILCVEKLGSQMYRIQGRNRQRAIVPPQKLHLSRMGPYLLNWKKGTSFLVQEGIDIMLPNGRVHDYRMLVQKNGSGVWSVTGCAGRIGPARSVTSNLHGGGHAAEMNTLLRKWIHAEQKVFEVRAEAEKVGLGIASYLDGFYGPLCELALDLAIDRSGRIYVLEVNPKPAREVFARSGDKEAYRNAILKPLEYALWSYRQKAKKTDPSD; via the coding sequence GTGAATATTTTGCCGCAGCCTGTACTCGGCATTTTGACGCTGTATCTGAATGACAGAAAGCAGCTTGAAGAACGGAAAATCTACGAACGTATGACCCAGGAAGGGCACAGAATCGGCCTGAAGGTCATTGTATTCACCCCTTCCGACGTCAATGCGGAGAAAAACATGATCCAAGCGATGGTATTCGATCCGGTCCAGGGAAAATGGTCGCGTTCCTGGCGGCCTTTTCCCGATATGATCTTTGACCGCTGCCGGATTCAAAGAAGCAAACGTTTCGAGCAGCTCCGCGTCTTCCGCAGACGTTACGGACACCTGCATTTCTTAAACAAACCCTTAAGGGATAAATGGACAATTTACCAAGTGTTGTCCCGCAGGCCCGAGTTCAAGAACTATCTGCCTGACACGGCATACTTCGGTTCACTATCGGATGTATATGCAATGCTCAAGCGAAATAACCGTATCTATATTAAGCCGATCCAGGGCACCGGCGGCCGGGGAATCCTCTGTGTGGAGAAGCTGGGCTCGCAGATGTACAGAATCCAGGGGCGCAACCGGCAGCGGGCTATCGTTCCGCCCCAGAAGCTGCATCTCTCCCGTATGGGTCCCTATTTGCTGAACTGGAAAAAAGGCACCTCCTTTCTTGTACAGGAGGGCATCGACATTATGCTGCCTAACGGACGTGTACACGACTACCGGATGCTCGTCCAGAAAAATGGCAGCGGCGTCTGGTCGGTAACCGGCTGTGCAGGGCGGATTGGCCCGGCACGGAGCGTAACCTCCAACCTGCATGGCGGAGGCCATGCTGCGGAGATGAATACGCTGCTCAGGAAATGGATCCATGCCGAGCAGAAAGTATTTGAAGTCCGCGCCGAAGCCGAGAAAGTCGGCTTGGGCATTGCGTCTTATCTGGATGGGTTTTACGGGCCTTTATGCGAGCTGGCGCTGGATTTGGCAATTGACCGCAGCGGCCGTATTTACGTGCTGGAGGTCAATCCCAAACCGGCCCGGGAAGTATTTGCCCGAAGCGGCGACAAGGAGGCGTACCGCAACGCTATTCTGAAGCCGCTGGAATACGCTTTATGGTCATACCGACAGAAAGCCAAAAAAACAGACCCTTCTGATTGA
- a CDS encoding GNAT family N-acetyltransferase yields MQISSVKPEELASWERYHSTLLAFVRKYGSKRITAEAYRSILRLTPQSLAEPGTGIMQAAVWTEDGRRLAGVLCTAGYGKDLSAVVVHPLYRGRGIGTLLMKAQLEQMGQLNCKVALDNLASLKMCFKAGLSAGGMTAGPTGKPTLLLSGKPRDLEERSGSR; encoded by the coding sequence ATGCAAATATCCTCCGTTAAACCGGAAGAGCTTGCTTCCTGGGAAAGGTATCACAGCACCCTGCTAGCTTTCGTCCGGAAATATGGATCCAAGCGGATTACGGCGGAGGCTTACCGTTCTATACTCCGCCTGACCCCGCAATCCTTAGCCGAACCCGGCACCGGGATTATGCAGGCTGCGGTGTGGACAGAAGACGGCCGCCGCCTTGCTGGCGTACTTTGTACGGCAGGCTACGGCAAAGACCTGAGCGCAGTCGTGGTACACCCGCTTTATCGCGGCAGAGGCATAGGCACCCTGCTGATGAAAGCGCAGCTGGAGCAAATGGGTCAGCTTAATTGCAAGGTGGCCCTGGATAACCTGGCCAGCCTCAAAATGTGCTTCAAAGCCGGATTGTCAGCCGGCGGGATGACCGCAGGTCCAACCGGTAAACCAACGCTTCTTTTGTCAGGGAAGCCCAGGGACCTTGAAGAACGCTCCGGCAGCCGGTAA
- a CDS encoding YheC/YheD family protein — MSITSQDDRKPVIAVLTVADPARKFAGNHANFRDILKTGKELGYQVYVLTTRDLKLAAGQVQGYTYQAEGKQWIQQWFPLPDIIYNRIPNREEEKKGVIQRKISACLNHPQIQLFNPFFFNKWKLFGWLRKSKQTSGFVPATKRLSTRSSLANMLAECPQLYLKPESGKAGKGIMKLTYDSQDKKPYKLIVQAPNRNVVYKTGKFPLLWRRIRLETDKTPYIMQQEIKLASYQGRRFDLRVLVQKTSRGFWSVTGIGARLAGRRRITTHVPQGGSVENPREMLLPTFGSEKTDELLELTRTSAIVIARQIEKGCGHPLGEMSMDLGVDADGKLWFFEANSKPMKFDEPQIRQKSLQRLFHYSSYLSKSKKG; from the coding sequence ATGAGCATCACCAGCCAGGATGACCGCAAACCGGTGATTGCGGTTCTCACCGTCGCTGACCCGGCCCGGAAATTCGCCGGCAACCATGCCAATTTCCGGGACATTCTCAAAACCGGAAAGGAGCTGGGTTATCAGGTGTATGTCCTGACTACTCGCGACCTCAAGCTGGCCGCTGGCCAGGTTCAGGGCTACACCTACCAAGCGGAGGGCAAACAGTGGATTCAGCAGTGGTTCCCGCTGCCGGATATCATTTATAACCGTATCCCCAACCGGGAAGAAGAGAAGAAAGGCGTCATTCAGCGGAAAATCAGCGCCTGCTTAAACCACCCGCAAATTCAGCTGTTTAACCCTTTTTTCTTCAATAAATGGAAGCTGTTCGGCTGGCTGAGGAAATCCAAGCAGACTTCCGGGTTTGTGCCTGCAACCAAACGACTCAGCACCCGTTCTTCTCTGGCGAATATGCTGGCAGAATGTCCTCAGCTCTATCTGAAGCCCGAAAGCGGCAAAGCCGGCAAAGGCATCATGAAGCTGACTTATGACTCCCAGGATAAAAAGCCTTACAAGCTGATTGTTCAAGCACCGAACCGGAATGTGGTCTATAAAACAGGCAAATTCCCGCTGCTCTGGCGCAGGATTCGCCTGGAAACCGACAAGACGCCTTACATCATGCAGCAGGAAATCAAGCTGGCCAGCTATCAGGGACGCCGCTTTGACCTGCGGGTCCTGGTTCAGAAGACGAGCCGCGGCTTCTGGTCCGTAACCGGCATTGGAGCAAGGCTTGCCGGACGCAGAAGAATCACCACCCACGTCCCGCAGGGCGGCAGCGTGGAGAACCCGAGGGAAATGCTGCTGCCTACTTTCGGCAGCGAGAAAACCGACGAGCTGCTGGAATTGACGCGGACCTCCGCGATTGTGATTGCCCGCCAGATTGAGAAAGGCTGCGGGCACCCGCTTGGGGAGATGTCCATGGATTTGGGCGTGGATGCAGACGGAAAGCTCTGGTTCTTTGAAGCCAATTCCAAACCGATGAAATTCGATGAACCGCAGATCCGGCAGAAATCGCTGCAGCGGCTGTTTCATTACAGCAGCTACCTTTCAAAATCAAAGAAAGGGTAA
- a CDS encoding YheC/YheD family protein codes for MSLTFCNVHFTQQPQSIVYVSGSLLKKLKLSGKKKVNLRLGADRIYASVKPIRKPGNHLYLASGVRRGIRVPKTGSIFLRSLNQNDEVQIGPLIGVLSDGPTSSAQQPFGSRTGFIKSLLREGSRMCYIFAFTPRDINWQDETVNGFFLNESGSFYRQRVPLPDVVYNRLPSRRAETTTSIHQLRERFIRRRIPFFNWSFFNKSDIYRLLEHDAAVNRYVPESIINPTGDQIKDMLERHSIVYYKPSGGSLGNGIYRISYVPQSGYFVRYRKKSGNALQKFGSFGALMRTLQRRHGHGLRSYVVQQGIRLIEVDGCPIDFRFHMHKNGRNQWAVVGIGAKKAGKGSVTTHIKNGGSLLTPQQALTRAFGAKGEEVLRRAKQVAVTLAESIERHHEHLIGELGFDLGIDKDENIWMFEANAKPGRSIFKHPQLKVEGRASIQHILDHCMYLSKFRRREEA; via the coding sequence ATGAGTTTGACTTTCTGCAATGTGCACTTTACCCAGCAGCCCCAAAGCATCGTTTATGTATCGGGCTCTCTGCTCAAAAAGCTCAAACTGAGCGGTAAAAAGAAGGTGAATCTGCGGCTGGGCGCTGACCGGATTTATGCATCCGTCAAGCCGATCCGCAAGCCCGGCAATCACCTTTATCTAGCTTCCGGGGTCAGACGGGGGATCCGGGTTCCCAAAACCGGCTCTATCTTCCTGCGCAGTCTGAATCAAAACGACGAGGTGCAGATCGGTCCCCTCATCGGCGTTCTTTCTGACGGACCTACCTCCTCTGCCCAGCAGCCGTTTGGTTCCCGGACCGGATTCATCAAGTCGCTGCTGCGGGAGGGGAGCAGGATGTGTTATATCTTCGCCTTCACCCCCCGGGACATCAACTGGCAGGACGAAACAGTCAACGGCTTTTTCCTGAATGAATCAGGCAGCTTCTACCGTCAGCGCGTTCCGCTGCCTGACGTCGTTTATAATCGTCTGCCGAGCCGGAGAGCGGAGACTACAACCTCGATTCATCAGCTGCGGGAGCGGTTCATCCGCAGAAGAATCCCGTTCTTTAACTGGAGTTTCTTCAACAAATCCGATATTTACCGGCTGCTTGAGCATGACGCCGCCGTAAATAGATATGTGCCGGAATCCATCATTAATCCTACCGGCGACCAAATCAAGGATATGCTGGAGCGGCACTCTATTGTTTATTACAAACCCAGCGGCGGCAGTCTCGGCAATGGCATTTATCGGATCTCTTATGTCCCGCAAAGCGGTTATTTTGTCCGGTACCGGAAGAAATCAGGCAATGCGCTGCAGAAATTCGGCAGCTTCGGCGCTCTGATGCGAACGCTGCAGCGCCGTCACGGCCACGGCCTTCGCAGCTATGTCGTCCAGCAGGGAATCCGGCTGATCGAGGTCGATGGATGTCCGATCGATTTCCGCTTCCACATGCACAAGAACGGCCGCAATCAATGGGCCGTAGTCGGAATCGGAGCCAAGAAGGCCGGTAAAGGCAGCGTCACCACCCACATCAAAAACGGCGGTTCCTTGTTGACACCGCAGCAGGCTTTGACGCGGGCGTTTGGCGCCAAAGGCGAAGAGGTGCTGCGGCGGGCCAAACAAGTCGCCGTTACGCTGGCTGAAAGCATCGAACGGCATCATGAGCATTTGATCGGCGAGCTTGGTTTTGATCTCGGCATCGATAAAGACGAGAATATCTGGATGTTTGAAGCCAATGCCAAACCTGGCCGTTCCATCTTTAAACATCCCCAGCTGAAAGTAGAAGGCCGCGCCTCCATCCAGCACATTCTTGATCACTGCATGTACCTCAGCAAATTCCGGAGGAGGGAGGAAGCATGA
- a CDS encoding YheC/YheD family protein: MEPKSQSTPPSKRKGILGILVAATPDGPAPFAEAGFARRLCLAASGHGLTAFAFTPQAEMEEDQITGYTFRNGSWVHQSFPLPDVVYDRFFSSGSQKWEKRRQLAKLAEKHRFRLLGRGTAGKWIVYEALRQNQEISPYLPETHKYKSFGQLRELMSRWQGELFLKPQFGTHGKLALHLKERKNSGHRVYLLTGRDVSNAVFQHRFISARDTARYLESLRKGKPFLVQPKLQLSTRAGEPFDIRVLMQKDQEGKWSMTGMAARVGKAGSLTSNLHGGGKACRASQLLSREFGPAAARTVLARLRQLSAVIPPYLEERFGRLAELGLDYGIDTEARIWLLEVNSKPGRSAFCWIGDSSRARKAVENPVLYACYLLKQPETS, encoded by the coding sequence ATGGAACCTAAAAGTCAGTCTACACCACCCTCCAAAAGAAAAGGCATCCTCGGCATCCTGGTTGCGGCCACTCCGGACGGTCCGGCTCCTTTCGCCGAAGCCGGTTTTGCCCGGAGGCTTTGCCTTGCTGCGTCTGGTCATGGATTGACCGCTTTTGCCTTCACGCCCCAAGCCGAAATGGAAGAAGACCAGATCACAGGCTATACCTTCCGAAACGGGAGCTGGGTGCATCAAAGCTTTCCGCTTCCGGATGTGGTTTACGACCGCTTCTTCAGCTCAGGCTCACAGAAGTGGGAGAAACGAAGGCAGCTTGCTAAGCTCGCCGAGAAACACAGGTTCCGTCTTCTCGGAAGGGGAACCGCCGGCAAATGGATCGTCTATGAAGCCCTTAGACAAAATCAAGAGATCTCTCCTTATCTGCCCGAAACCCATAAATACAAAAGCTTCGGGCAATTAAGGGAGCTGATGAGCCGCTGGCAAGGGGAACTATTTCTGAAACCCCAGTTTGGAACCCATGGCAAACTGGCGCTTCATCTCAAGGAACGCAAAAACAGCGGACACCGCGTCTACCTGCTGACCGGACGCGACGTCAGCAATGCCGTCTTCCAGCACAGATTTATTTCAGCGCGGGATACTGCCCGCTATCTCGAGTCGCTGCGCAAGGGCAAACCCTTTCTTGTGCAGCCAAAGCTGCAGCTTTCTACACGGGCCGGCGAACCCTTTGACATCCGGGTGCTGATGCAGAAAGACCAGGAAGGAAAGTGGTCGATGACCGGCATGGCCGCCCGGGTAGGCAAAGCAGGTTCCCTGACCTCCAATTTGCATGGAGGCGGCAAAGCCTGCAGGGCCAGTCAGCTGCTCAGCCGTGAATTCGGGCCTGCGGCTGCCCGGACGGTGCTGGCCCGCCTTCGCCAATTATCCGCGGTCATTCCTCCTTATCTGGAAGAACGATTTGGCAGATTGGCAGAGCTAGGCCTTGATTACGGCATCGATACAGAAGCCCGGATCTGGCTGCTGGAAGTAAATTCAAAGCCCGGCCGCAGCGCCTTCTGCTGGATTGGAGACAGCAGCAGAGCCAGAAAAGCCGTGGAGAATCCCGTGTTATATGCTTGTTATTTGCTGAAGCAACCTGAAACCAGCTGA
- a CDS encoding YheC/YheD family protein — protein sequence MNPGVLGDSDIVLGAAVAKRMKIPSQTPIRMLFGSFEHYVRVIPQSKTSTLRISPYLAGKMGLPPQTVLRLVYTPNSRTLHLGPVIGVLISRDYPGNPERPFGQITAFCREMTAAGQKQGAFVYFITPEGIEQGVSSIRGWLLDKTWRTAEFPVADVYYNRLTSRKLENKPSVQHFMREVKSRYRSHFFNEKYLDKTEVFDALQKDGRLVRYLPESHLHRGLASLKSMLSKYPVVFLKPVKGSLGKGIIRIQRMPGGSFISQTTQEYGIRKQNHDNLTKLHNALTGKMKSTRYQIQQGLQLIEVAKRPVDFRALVQKNSHGQWAVTSVVARIAGSQHFVSNLARGGTLSTVKEAVDRSSLPTAIKQKAGVRLNKAALEIAQGMDDQSPAHFGELGIDLAMDQSGRIWLLEVNSKPSKNDNTPLGDNKIRPSVRRLLDYASYLSGY from the coding sequence ATGAATCCGGGCGTACTCGGAGACAGCGACATTGTGCTTGGGGCAGCAGTGGCAAAACGGATGAAAATCCCTTCCCAGACCCCCATCCGGATGTTGTTCGGCTCCTTTGAGCACTACGTCAGAGTTATCCCGCAAAGCAAAACAAGCACCTTGCGCATCAGTCCTTATCTGGCCGGAAAAATGGGCCTCCCTCCGCAAACCGTCCTGCGCCTTGTATACACGCCGAATTCCAGAACCCTGCATTTGGGTCCGGTCATTGGCGTGCTGATCAGCCGGGATTATCCGGGCAATCCGGAGCGTCCCTTCGGCCAAATCACCGCCTTCTGCCGGGAGATGACCGCCGCAGGCCAGAAGCAGGGAGCGTTTGTTTACTTCATCACTCCCGAGGGCATCGAGCAGGGTGTCTCCAGCATTCGAGGATGGCTGCTTGACAAAACCTGGCGGACAGCGGAGTTTCCGGTTGCCGACGTTTATTACAATCGTCTGACTTCCCGGAAGCTTGAGAACAAGCCGAGTGTCCAGCACTTTATGCGTGAGGTCAAAAGCCGCTACCGAAGCCATTTTTTTAACGAAAAATATCTCGACAAAACCGAGGTCTTTGATGCTTTGCAAAAGGATGGGCGGCTTGTCCGCTATCTTCCGGAATCCCATCTTCACCGTGGTTTGGCCAGCTTGAAGAGCATGCTTTCGAAATATCCCGTTGTTTTCCTGAAGCCGGTCAAAGGCAGCCTCGGCAAAGGCATTATCCGGATCCAGCGCATGCCGGGAGGCTCTTTTATATCTCAAACCACCCAAGAGTACGGGATCCGCAAACAAAATCATGATAACCTGACCAAACTGCACAACGCTTTAACCGGCAAAATGAAGTCGACCCGCTATCAGATTCAGCAGGGACTCCAACTGATTGAAGTCGCCAAACGACCTGTTGATTTCCGGGCACTGGTGCAGAAGAACAGCCACGGTCAATGGGCTGTCACCTCGGTGGTCGCCCGTATTGCCGGGTCTCAGCATTTTGTATCCAATCTGGCCCGGGGCGGGACGTTATCGACCGTAAAGGAAGCGGTTGACCGCAGCTCCCTGCCAACGGCCATTAAACAAAAAGCCGGAGTCAGGCTGAATAAAGCCGCCCTTGAAATCGCCCAAGGCATGGATGATCAATCTCCAGCCCATTTCGGCGAGCTGGGCATTGATTTGGCCATGGACCAATCGGGCCGGATCTGGCTGCTTGAGGTCAATTCCAAACCCTCCAAAAATGACAATACGCCTCTTGGCGACAATAAAATCCGTCCATCCGTCCGGCGGCTGCTCGATTACGCCAGCTACTTGTCAGGTTATTGA
- a CDS encoding YlbF family regulator, translated as MNIYDQAHGLAKALKESKEVEEINAAMKLVDADPESKRMLEDFRARQMEVQQRMMSGDMPAQDEMEQMEKLFDTLSLNLNIRRLFDAERRLSVIIQDVNQIISDSLQHLYGGPSQP; from the coding sequence ATGAATATTTATGATCAAGCCCACGGGCTTGCCAAAGCGCTGAAAGAAAGCAAGGAAGTCGAAGAGATCAACGCGGCTATGAAGCTGGTGGATGCCGATCCTGAGAGCAAACGGATGCTGGAGGATTTCCGTGCCCGTCAGATGGAAGTGCAGCAGCGGATGATGTCCGGCGATATGCCTGCCCAGGATGAGATGGAGCAAATGGAGAAGCTGTTTGATACGCTTAGCCTGAACCTGAACATTCGCCGCCTGTTTGATGCGGAGCGCAGACTTAGCGTTATTATCCAGGACGTGAACCAGATTATTTCGGACAGTCTGCAGCACCTGTACGGTGGTCCGAGCCAGCCGTAG
- a CDS encoding DRTGG domain-containing protein, with protein sequence MEGHEESITKHEQLLQYIEGLKVGTKISVRKLAKNMGVSEGTAYRAVKEAENVGIVITKERIGTVRVEKKPRNLSDQLSFGDVAEIVEGHVLGGNEGLSKALHKYVIGAMKIDAMVRYIDAGSLLIVGNREDAHILALEQGSGVLITGGFGTSREVKQLADKLALPIISSRHDTFTVASMINRAIFDRIIKKKIMLIEDIVTASKRKVSFLKTTSSVADFERLAADSGQSRFPVTDDWNRVIGIVSRKDLEEADPEQAIEKYVTRSPITAGLQTSLASAAQIMVWEGIDFLPIVDRNRKLVSSVTRKEVLQAMRDAQNQPQLGETFEQLMWNGFAEERGADGHLFFHGIITPQMATYLGTISEGVLSSLMTQAGLAAAKDLSGSGYVVDNMTTYFIRPLQIENQIVITPVVLEVSRRTCKLEIEMSHHDGIAAKTVMTLQSIDHG encoded by the coding sequence ATGGAGGGACATGAAGAATCCATTACCAAACACGAACAGCTGCTCCAATATATAGAGGGCCTGAAGGTAGGTACCAAAATTTCGGTGCGCAAGCTGGCCAAGAATATGGGCGTCAGCGAAGGCACGGCCTACCGGGCTGTTAAAGAAGCGGAAAATGTCGGCATTGTCATTACAAAGGAACGGATCGGGACGGTGCGCGTGGAGAAGAAGCCGCGTAATTTGAGCGACCAGCTTTCTTTCGGGGATGTGGCGGAGATTGTGGAAGGCCATGTGCTCGGGGGAAACGAAGGGCTTAGCAAAGCGCTGCACAAATATGTGATCGGCGCCATGAAGATCGACGCCATGGTTCGTTATATTGACGCAGGCAGCCTGCTGATTGTCGGCAACCGTGAAGATGCCCATATTCTGGCGCTGGAGCAAGGCTCGGGGGTGCTGATTACCGGCGGCTTCGGGACAAGCCGGGAGGTCAAGCAGCTGGCTGACAAGCTGGCGCTGCCGATCATTTCTTCGCGCCACGATACGTTTACGGTCGCTTCGATGATCAACCGGGCGATCTTCGACCGGATTATCAAAAAGAAGATTATGCTGATCGAAGACATCGTAACGGCTTCCAAGAGAAAGGTCAGCTTTCTGAAGACAACCAGCTCTGTCGCCGACTTTGAGCGGCTGGCTGCTGATTCCGGACAATCGCGTTTTCCGGTCACGGACGACTGGAACCGGGTTATCGGCATTGTCAGCCGGAAGGATCTGGAAGAAGCCGATCCGGAGCAAGCTATCGAGAAATACGTCACCCGCAGCCCGATCACGGCCGGGCTTCAAACCTCGCTGGCTTCAGCGGCACAGATCATGGTTTGGGAAGGCATCGACTTCCTTCCTATTGTGGACCGCAACCGGAAGCTGGTGTCTTCCGTTACGCGCAAGGAAGTGCTCCAAGCGATGCGGGATGCCCAGAACCAGCCGCAGCTCGGCGAAACGTTCGAGCAATTGATGTGGAACGGCTTTGCCGAGGAACGAGGAGCGGATGGACATTTGTTTTTCCACGGGATTATTACACCGCAGATGGCGACTTACCTGGGGACCATTTCGGAAGGCGTGCTGTCTTCGCTGATGACCCAAGCCGGACTCGCAGCGGCCAAAGACCTGAGCGGAAGCGGTTATGTGGTGGACAATATGACCACGTATTTCATCCGTCCGCTGCAGATTGAGAATCAAATCGTTATTACCCCGGTTGTGCTTGAGGTCAGCCGCAGAACATGCAAGCTCGAAATCGAGATGAGCCATCATGACGGCATTGCTGCCAAAACGGTTATGACTCTTCAGTCGATTGATCACGGGTAA
- a CDS encoding YtrH family sporulation protein codes for MSSFMTKAILDFFIAFGIVLGGAMIGGIGAVISLQPPTQTMLDVSDRIKIWALAAAVGGTIDPMRVIESNFFDGNLSPAIKQILYLLFAFLGAHMGSELVKWVCGGSRG; via the coding sequence ATGAGCTCTTTTATGACCAAAGCCATTCTTGATTTCTTTATCGCCTTCGGCATTGTCCTGGGAGGCGCGATGATCGGAGGCATCGGGGCTGTCATCTCCCTTCAGCCTCCTACCCAGACCATGCTTGACGTTTCCGACCGGATCAAGATCTGGGCGCTCGCTGCTGCCGTCGGCGGAACTATTGACCCTATGCGGGTCATTGAAAGCAATTTTTTTGACGGGAATCTATCGCCCGCAATCAAGCAAATTCTATATCTGCTGTTTGCCTTTCTGGGCGCCCATATGGGCTCGGAGCTTGTGAAATGGGTGTGCGGAGGGAGCCGGGGATAA